In Zingiber officinale cultivar Zhangliang chromosome 3B, Zo_v1.1, whole genome shotgun sequence, a single window of DNA contains:
- the LOC122056711 gene encoding uncharacterized protein LOC122056711 isoform X1 encodes MDMETEPRAKPLSYKIKAMSRESPSQKASNVLDPDLRTHWSTGTNTKEWILLELDEACLLSQIRIYNKSVLEWEITVGLRFKSDSSQPDTFLKVRPRCEAPRREMIYPMNHTPCRYVRISCLRGNPIAIFFIQLVGVTVTGLEPEFQPIANYLLPNIVSHKHDCQDIHLQLLQDVAKHLLFFLPQLETDLTNFSDAAETSIRFFAMLAGPFYPILHLSSERNASTTLLCLSDLDASKSNPSSTLTVSSNFEAQPRRSRSPPFPEIASSSIVFRPDSVIALLRKAYKDSYLGIVCRKASKAIHRLMETSKLSGEGSYVDDSTLSSVSEEIVKSEANSHVELTDYSTLFGPELKLPDDQWDASYLNVLDVAAVEEGILHVLFGCASQPLLCCKLADSNSNFGPIFPLIQALLPALRPPISSPLDQVDDSFSQWKHPSVHRALSQIMTMSSSSVYHPLLHACAGYLSSFLSSHAKAACVLIDLCSGPLSPWIPTITAKVDLAIELIEDLLGVIQNAPQSIARARSALKYILLAISGHVDDVLAKYKEHKHRLLFLFEMLEPFLYPLIAGKRNTISLLDASSHLAKQENCFIALNIIRTALQRPAILPSVESEWRRGSVGPSVLLSVLVPQFPLPLDIDICKFSNPKVASQDSFSVSSPSISCSPDEANGKNDVNEAAAKKNAFEDADLLFVPIELTQAVLTSTSNYLAEDNVNLNSDCSNNEAKKISKNNFQLNTGFFADYFYSQADYLQLVNHQDSVFRASEFERLASDFCSEVNRTPESHEAIIDALLLAAECHVNPFFMMSYGCNSKLVNELKTVESSLKENSGVIELNKGLKNNVDLETIAHLERKRDLTVLQILLRAAKLNIEFLNNLSLSQPQLDDPQDNEQVVQISTLDTESVDAVTFVRQNQTILCCFIVGQLRREQQSSHETLLHSLLFLLHSATELSCPPEVVIDIILHSAEKLNLEVTSLYMQVNTGNRVTETEKLHRLQRRWTLLQKLVIASSGNGEMDHICGVHSGFMYRNLVPPFSWTQKISRFASSTLPLARFLGWLAVSRNAKQCLKEHLSLVSDLSEISSILSIFADELALTENLQNRKADTALLHPLDTKKHLQLDKDFESSNQLDAQLSFQVLFPHLHMFFPNMRSQFGEFGEIILQAVGWQLKCLPSSVVPDLLCWFADLCLWPYLKTLKGHLCVAKDANSLKGYAARNAKAVLLYVLESIIVEHMEALTHEMPRVAHILMSFCRAPYCDVAFLDSVLSLLGPLISYFLRIICINEKHLSEASLEEDFELSNFEELFSNIKCRKGSNGLTEEKNIHGPLMIVILGHLFPDLSFRRKKEVIESLLLWVDFTTSEPIPFIYDYICAFQKFINSCLILVTLVLKSFGFHHRANSKQSTEGGQKIRTDNALNYETDSLELPDYDINRSSETYDSVGIDAGVEVVHSLSADEVEEFTNLLEKFISGLFPAVEASWKVHHKLATRLTFTSAKCLLLSKFLYYFIHDKSREGDDGGIHQTSLNDHSSKYWVKALEGLIETVSSSQANHCWQVALVMLDFLFKLPKNISFFTVVSPVCVLIKKFCCHAPKISWRLQSDKWISYLFERGIDNLSGNEATLVDLFCTLLGHSEPEQRAVALQHLGRIIGLNNFNSLIELPYSVKQSLIQSQSLGTIPDSVISILVTQTWDRVTVVALSDPSMLLRTHAMVLLLAFLPFAERKQVQSILVATDSILRGVGKINNSVETGELTRLSLHILASACLYSPAEDITLVPETVWRNLEKMGTSKTGMLNDLEKSLCSALCKLRCESDDAKLALQELLSSGSAWKQTDPKFTTIRESILQVLSSLTSIQSYFDFFSERVVLQAQELEEAEIEVELLKKEVASEDASASQLEVDTSQTTEKENNRLQQIKDEVRSLERAKIREEVVARRQKKLLMRHTRQKRLEEAALREMELLQELDRERNSKVERDVERQRELELERARTRELQYNLDMEKERQIQKEIQRELEQVESGVRPSRREFSSNPNSRSRERYRDRDDGRSRQEANIKSSNRGHDGGTSQTTLAVSAGAPSGPTVVLTGSRIYTGQPLTILQSRDRSSERAPSYEDSIEGNRDSGDTSSIGDSELGLAFDGSPGGFGSAPRHGSRGSKSRSIVERRERDGRREGKWERKHS; translated from the exons TCTGATTCTTCTCAGCCTGACACATTTTTAAAAGTTCGTCCACGTTGTGAAGCTCCAAGAAGAGAGATGATATATCCGATGAACCATACACCATGTCGTTATGTGAGGATATCTTGTTTGCGAGGAAACCCAATAGCTATATTTTTTATCCAG CTAGTAGGAGTGACCGTCACTGGACTAGAACCAGAGTTTCAACCTATAGCTAATTACTTGCTACCAAATATTGTATCACATAAGCATGATTGTCAGGATATCCATCTTCAG CTGCTTCAAGATGTGGCAAAGCATCTGTTGTTTTTTCTTCCTCAACTTGAG ACAGATCTTACCAATTTCTCTGATGCTGCAGAGACTAGCATACGTTTTTTTGCAATGCTTGCTGGTCCATTTTATCCAATTCTCCATCTTTCTAGTGAAAG GAATGCTTCAACTACATTGCTTTGTTTGTCTGATTTAGATGCATCTAAAAGTAACCCATCATCTACTTTGACAGTGTCATCGAACTTTGAG GCACAACCCAGGCGATCACGCAGTCCACCCTTTCCTGAAATTGCTTCTAGCTCTATAGTGTTTCGACCTGATTCTGTCATAGCCCTGTTAAGGAAAGCTTACAAGGATTCTTATCTTGGAATTGTTTGCCGTAAA GCCTCAAAGGCAATACACAGGCTTATGGAGACAAGTAAGCTCTCAGGGGAAGGAAGCTATGTTGATGACTCCACTTTATCTTCAGTTTCTGAGGAGATTGTCAAGAGTGAAGCCAACAGTCATGTTGAGCTAACTGATTACTCAACCTTGTTTGGGCCAGAACTTAAATTACCTGATGACCAATGGGATGCTTCTTACTTGAATGTGTTGGATGTTGCTGCAGTTGAAGAAGGCATTCTCCATGTCCTATTTGGATGTGCTTCACAA CCTCTCCTATGTTGCAAATTGGCAGACAGTAATTCAAATTTTGGCCCCATTTTCCCACTGATACAAGCTCTGCTTCCAG CACTTCGCCCTCCAATCAGCAGCCCCCTTGATCAAGTTGATGACAGTTTTTCACAGTGGAAACATCCTTCTGTGCATCGCGCTCTTTCTCAG ATAATGACTATGTCATCATCATCAGTATATCATCCTCTTCTTCATGCTTGTGCGGGATACCTGTCTTCTTTTCTATCATCTCAT GCAAAAGCAGCTTGTGTGCTTATTGATCTATGTTCCGGACCTTTATCACCATGGATACCTACAATTACTGCAAAG GTTGATCTTGCAATTGAACTCATAGAGGACCTCTTGGGTGTTATTCAG AATGCTCCCCAATCTATTGCTCGTGCTCGCTCTGCACTGAAGTATATCTTGTTGGCCATCTCTGGACATGTGGATGATGTGCTAGCAAAATATAAG GAACATAAACATAGGCTGCTGTTTCTTTTTGAGATGCTAGAGCCTTTCCTCTATCCTTTGATTGCTGGAAAAAGGAATACAATTTCTTTGTTAGATGCTTCTTCACATTTGGCAAAACAGGAGAACTGTTTCATTGCACTCAATATTATACGCACAGCTTTGCAAAGGCCTGCTATTCTCCCTTCAGTCGAATCTGAGTGGAGACGTGGATCGGTTGGACCAAG TGTGCTTCTTTCTGTTCTGGTTCCACAGTTTCCATTACCATTAGACATTGACATTTGCAAATTTTCAAATCCCAAAGTTGCTAGTCAAGATTCTTTCTCTGTTTCTTCTCCTAGCATTTCCTGTAGTCCTGATGAGGCTAATGGAAAGAATGATGTAAATGAAGCCGCGGCAAAAAAGAATGCGTTTGAAGATGCTGACCTATTGTTTGTCCCTATTGAATTGACACAAGCTGTGTTGACAAGTACTTCCAACTATCTTGCCGAGGACAATGTGAATTTGAATTCTGATTGCAGCAATAATGAGGCAAAAAAGATATCAAAGAACAATTTTCAGTTGAATACTGGTTTCTTTGCTGATTACTTCTATTCACAGGCAGATTATCTGCAACTTGTGAATCATCAAGATTCAGTATTTCGGGCTTCAGAATTTGAACGGTTGGCATCCGACTTCTGTTCAGAGGTCAACAGAACACCAGAAAGCCATGAAGCTATAATAGATGCATTGCTCTTAGCTGCAGAGTGTCATGTCAATCCATTTTTTATGATGTCTTATGGATGTAACTCGAAACTTGTCAATGAGTTGAAAACGGTTGAATCTAGTTTAAAGGAAAACAGTGGAGTAATTGAGTTAAATAAGGGCCTGAAAAATAATGTAGATCTGGAGACCATAGCTCATCTTGAAAGGAAAAGGGACTTAACTGTTCTACAAATTTTACTCCGTGCTGCTAAActtaatattgaatttttgaataatttGTCACTTTCTCAACCTCAGTTAGATGATCCTCAAGATAATGAACAGGTTGTGCAAATATCAACATTGGACACTGAATCAGTTGATGCAGTAACATTTGTTAGACAGAATCAGACAATACTATGTTGTTTTATAGTTGGACAATTGAGAAGGGagcaacaatcatcacatgaaaCCCTTCTACATAGTCTCCTCTTTCTACTTCATTCTGCAACTGAGTTATCTTGTCCTCCTGAGGTTGTAATTGACATCATACTGCACTCAGCTGAAAAACTTAATCTAGAAGTTACATCTTTGTACATGCAAGTGAACACCGGAAATAGAGTGACCGAAACAGAAAAGTTGCACAGATTGCAAAGGCGTTGGACCCTTCTTCAAAAATTGGTGATAGCATCTTCTGGCAATGGGGAGATGGATCACATTTGTGGAGTCCATAGTGGTTTTATGTACAGAAATTTAGTCCCACCTTTCTCGTGGACTCAGAAAATATCTAGATTTGCAAGTTCTACATTACCCCTTGCAAGATTTCTAGGATGGCTTGCGGTTTCTCGAAATGCCAAGCAATGCTTGAAGGAACACCTGTCTCTTGTCTCTGATCTTTCTGAAATTTCATCGATATTGTCAATTTTTGCCGATGAGTTGGCACTTACTGAAAATTTACAGAACAGGAAAGCTGATACAGCACTATTACATCCATTGGACACCAAAAAACACTTGCAACTTGATAAAGATTTTGAATCCTCTAATCAGTTAGACGCTCAACTATCCTTCCAAGTACTTTTTCCTCACCTGCATATGTTCTTTCCGAACATGAGAAGCCAGTTTGGTGAGTTTGGAGAGATTATTTTGCAAGCTGTTGGGTGGCAACTCAAATGTCTTCCTTCCAGTGTCGTGCCTGATTTACTCTGCTGGTTTGCTGATTTGTGTTTGTGGCCATATCTCAAAACATTAAAAGGCCATCTTTGTGTTGCAAAAGATGCTAACTCTTTGAAAGGTTATGCTGCTAGAAATGCTAAAGCAGTTCTCCTTTATGTGCTTGAATCAATTATTGTTGAACACATGGAGGCATTAACACATGAAATGCCCAGGGTAGCTCATATATTGATGTCATTTTGTAGAGCCCCATATTGTGATGTTGCTTTTCTTGACTCTGTTCTCTCTCTATTGGGGCCACTAATTTCCTACTTTCTGCGGATAATTTGCATCAATGAGAAGCACTTGTCTGAAGCATCACTTGAAGAGGACTTTGAGTTGTCAAACTTTGAAGAACTGTTTAGCAATATTAAGTGTAGAAAGGGATCTAATGGGCTTACTGAAGAGAAGAACATTCATGGACCTTTGATGATTGTCATTTTAGGTCATCTGTTCCCTGATCTGTCCTTCAGGAGGAAAAAAGAAGTAATAGAGTCTTTGTTATTGTGGGTTGATTTTACTACTTCAGAGCCCATACCTTTTATCTATGATTATATCTGTGCTTTTCAGAAATTCATTAATAGTTGTCTAATTTTAGTAACGTTAGTTCTGAAGTCATTTGGTTTCCATCACCGAGCCAATAGTAAACAGTCAACTGAAGGGGGTCAAAAAATCAGAACTGATAATGCCTTAAATTATGAGACCGATTCACTAGAACTTCCTGATTATGATATAAACAGGTCGTCTGAAACATATGACAGTGTTGGCATTGATGCTGGTGTTGAAGTGGTCCATAGTCTCTCTGCTGATGAAGTTGAGGAATTCACGAACTTACTAGAGAAGTTCATTTCTGGGCTTTTTCCAGCTGTTGAAGCTAGTTGGAAAGTGCATCATAAGTTGGCAACAAGGCTAACATTTACATCAGCCAAATGCTTATTATTGTCAAAATTCTTGTATTACTTCATTCATGACAAAAGTAGGGAAGGGGATGATGGCGGCATACATCAAACCAGTTTAAATGACCATTCATCTAAATACTGGGTGAAAGCTCTTGAAGGACTTATAGAAACTGTCTCATCAAGTCAAGCTAATCATTGTTGGCAAGTAGCACTGGTCATGCTTGATTTCCTATTCAAGTTACCTAAGAACATTAGCTTTTTCACTGTTGTCTCTCCTGTATGCGTTTTGATCAAGAAGTTCTGTTGTCATGCACCAAAAATTTCATGGCGTTTGCAGAGTGATAAATGGATTTCATATTTATTTGAAAGGGGAATTGATAATCTTAGTGGAAATGAGGCTACATTAGTGGACTTATTCTGCACATTGCTGGGTCATTCAGAACCAGAACAACGAGCTGTTGCATTGCAGCATCTTGGAAGAATTATTGGCCTGAACAACTTTAATAGTTTGATTGAACTTCCTTATTCAGTTAAACAAAGTCTGATTCAATCTCAATCGCTAGGGACTATTCCTGATTCTGTAATTTCCATTTTGGTTACACAGACATGGGATAGAGTGACTGTGGTAGCACTGTCAGACCCTTCAATGTTGTTGAGGACACATGCAATGGTTCTGTTACTAGCCTTCCTTCCTTTTGCTGAGAGAAAGCAAGTGCAATCCATTCTTGTAGCCACTGATTCCATTCTTAGAGGTGTAGGCAAAATAAACAATTCAGTGGAAACGGGTGAGTTGACAAGGCTTTCATTGCATATTCTAGCAAGTGCATGTCTTTATTCTCCTGCGGAGGACATTACTTTAGTACCTGAAACTGTTTGGAGAAACCTGGAGAAAATGGGAACGTCAAAAACAG gaatGCTTAATGACTTGGAAAAAAGTTTGTGCTCAGCTTTGTGTAAGCTTAGATGTGAATCTGACGATGCGAAACTG GCTTTACAAGAGCTACTGTCATCTGGCTCCGCTTGGAAACAAACTGATCCTAAATTCACAACCATTCGGGAGTCTATTCTTCag GTGCTGTCATCTCTGACTTCCATCCAATCCTACTTTGACTTTTTCTCGGAGAGAGTTGTTCTGCAGGCTCAG GAACTTGAAGAAGCTGAAATTGAAGTAGAGCTTCTTAAAAAAGAAGTAGCATCTGAGGATGCATCTGCCTCTCAGCTAGAAGTTGACACATCACAAACta CTGAGAAGGAGAATAATCGTCTTCAACAAATTAAGGATGAAGTTAGATCATT AGAGAGGGCTAAAATTAGAGAAGAAGTGGTAGCCCGCAGACAAAAAAAGCTTCTAATGAGACATACTCGCCAAAAACGCTTAGAAGAGGCAGCTTTGAGGGAAATGGAACTTCTTCAAGAACTTGACAG AGAGAGGAACAGCAAAGTGGAGCGGGATGTTGAGAGACAGCGGGAGTTGGAGCTTGAACGTGCAAGAACTAGGGAATTACAATACAATCTTGATATGGAAAAGGAAAGGCAGATACAG aAAGAGATTCAAAGGGAACTGGAGCAGGTCGAGTCTGGTGTTCGTCCTTCCCGTAGAGAATTTTCATCTAATCCGAACAG TCGGTCTAGGGAAAGATATCGTGACAGAGACGATGGCAGATCTAGACAAGAAGCAAACATAAAATCCAGCAACAGAGGCCATGATGGTGGAACTTCCCAGACAACATTAGCAGTCTCTGCTGGAGCACCTTCAGGACCAACTGTAGTTCTCACCGGATCTCGAATATATACAGGTCAACCTCTGACAATTTTGCAGTCGAGGGATCGTTCATCAGAACGTGCTCCAAGTTACGAAGACAGCATTGAGGGGAACAGGGATTCAGGTGATACAAGCAGCATTGGTGACTCTGAGCTAGGCTTGGCCTTTGATGGATCACCTGGTGGCTTTGGCTCAGCTCCCAGACACGGATCACGAGGGAGCAAGTCAAGGTCGATTGTCGAACGGAGAGAACGGGATGGAAGGCGAGAAGGAAAGTGGGAAAGAAAACACTCTTGA